A single Miscanthus floridulus cultivar M001 unplaced genomic scaffold, ASM1932011v1 os_1544_3, whole genome shotgun sequence DNA region contains:
- the LOC136534136 gene encoding calcium-dependent protein kinase 9-like, with protein MGNVCFCGTTSTSPDQPEPDATASKAPPHPQGGHKRPATPPSSQQGSNSQEPSPGSNKPRPKARPKAAATKPNNPYDRAPPPAHASRGVGGASALAPRVLDGVVPHHPRLRVTDKYHLGRELGRGEFGVTRLATDRATRERLACKSIPKRRLRTAVDVADVRREVAIMASLPDHPALVRLRSAYEDADAVHLVMELCDGGELFDRIVARGRYTERAAAAAARTVAEVVRACHAHGVMHRDLKPENFLYAGKSDDAQLKAIDFGLSVFFKPGERFTEIVGSPYYMAPEVLRRSYGPEVDIWSAGVILYILLCGVPPFWAETEQGVARAILRGNLDLQREPWPRISEGAKSLVRQMLQMDPKKRPTAQQVLEHPWLQNARKAPNVPLGDVVRARLQQFSAMNKFKKKAMRVIAEHLSVEEVEVIRDMFALMDTDKDGRVTLEELKAGLRKVGSKLAEPEMELLMEAADVNGNGYLDYGEFVAITIHLQRLSNDAHLRKAFLFFDKDSSGYIERAELADALADDAGHTDEAALNNVLQEVDTNKDGRISFEEFVAMMKAGTDWRKASRQYSRERFKTLSNSLINDGSLGMAR; from the exons ATGGGCAACGTGTGCTTCTGCGGCACCACCTCCACGTCTCCTGATCAGCCCGAACCCGACGCCACAGCCAGCAAAGCGCCGCCACATCCACAAGGTGGCCACAAGAGACCGGCGACGCCTCCGAGCAGCCAGCAGGGCAGCAACAGCCAAGAGCCAAGCCCGGGGTCCAACAAGCCCAGACCGAAGGCGAGGCCCAAGGCGGCGGCTACTAAGCCCAACAACCCGTACGACCGGGCTCCGCCGCCGGCGCACGCGTCCCGCGGCGTCGGCGGGGCGTCGGCCTTGGCGCCGCGCGTGCTGGACGGCGTGGTGCCGCACCACCCGCGGCTGCGCGTGACGGACAAGTACCACCTCGGGCGGGAGCTGGGGCGGGGCGAGTTCGGCGTCACGCGGCTCGCCACGGACCGCGCCACGCGGGAGCGCCTGGCGTGCAAGTCCATCCCGAAGCGGCGCCTGCGCACGGCGGTGGACGTCGCCGACGTGCGCCGGGAGGTGGCAATCATGGCGTCGCTGCCCGACCACCCGGCGCTCGTGCGCCTGCGGTCCGCCTACGAGGACGCCGACGCCGTGCACCTCGTCATGGAGCTCTGCGACGGCGGGGAGCTGTTCGACCGGATCGTGGCCCGCGGGAGGTACACGGAGcgtgccgcggcggcggccgccaggACCGTGGCAGAGGTGGTAAGGGCGTGCCACGCGCACGGGGTCATGCACCGGGACCTCAAGCCCGAGAACTTCCTCTACGCGGGCAAGAGCGACGATGCGCAGCTCAAGGCCATCGATTTCGGACTCTCCGTCTTCTTCAAACCAG GCGAGCGGTTCACGGAGATCGTGGGCAGCCCGTACTACATGGCGCCGGAGGTGCTGCGGCGGAGCTACGGGCCGGAGGTGGACATCTGGAGCGCCGGCGTGATCCTGTACATCCTCCTCTGCGGCGTGCCGCCCTTCTGGGCCGAGACGGAGCAGGGCGTGGCGCGCGCCATCCTCCGCGGCAACCTGGACCTGCAGCGGGAGCCGTGGCCGCGGATCTCCGAGGGCGCCAAGAGCCTCGTCCGCCAGATGCTGCAGATGGACCCCAAGAAGCGACCCACCGCGCAGCAAGTGCTCG AGCACCCGTGGCTGCAGAACGCGCGGAAGGCGCCCAACGTGCCGCTGGGCGACGTCGTCCGGGCGCGGCTGCAGCAGTTCTCCGCCATGAACAAGTTCAAGAAGAAGGCCATGCGGGTGATCGCGGAGCACCTGtccgtggaggaggtggaggtgatccgGGACATGTTCGCGCTCATGGACACGGACAAGGACGGCAGGGTGACGCTGGAGGAGCTCAAGGCCGGGCTCAGGAAGGTCGGGTCCAAGCTGGCCGAGCCCGAGATGGAGCTGCTCATGGAGGCC GCCGACGTGAACGGCAACGGGTACCTGGACTACGGCGAGTTCGTGGCGATCACCATACACTTGCAGCGGCTCTCCAACGATGCCCACCTCCGCAAGGCGTTCCTCTTCTTCGACAAGGACAGCAGCGGCTACATCGAGCGCGCCGAGCTGGCCGACGCGCTCGCCGACGATGCGGGGCACACCGACGAGGCCGCGCTCAACAACGTCCTGCAAGAAGTCGACACCAACAAG GATGGGCGGATCAGCTTCGAGGAGTTCGTGGCGATGATGAAGGCCGGGACGGACTGGAGGAAGGCGTCCCGGCAGTACTCGAGGGAGCGCTTTAAGACACTAAGCAACAGCCTCATCAACGACGGGTCGCTCGGCATGGCGCGATGA